A region of bacterium BMS3Abin14 DNA encodes the following proteins:
- the fdoI gene encoding formate dehydrogenase, cytochrome b556(fdo) subunit: MSNHLIKRYTSGERFFHWVNMLAFITLALTGLGLYSQKFFWLTGIFGGVGTSRGIHHYTGIVFILTTFIIFSQWMKDYTAPGQDSLGTVAKEFMDPSFHGPAAGKLNAGQKMLGWAVFLLGLFMGVTGLFMWFPFTLGRGLQQWMYFLHNLGFIIFMLAMVGHVYLGTVGMPGTWRAMTKGTVTKAWARKNHGAWEGDEV, from the coding sequence ATGTCTAATCATCTTATCAAGCGCTATACCTCCGGTGAGAGGTTCTTCCACTGGGTCAACATGCTGGCCTTTATCACGTTGGCCCTGACCGGCCTTGGGCTTTACAGCCAAAAATTCTTCTGGCTGACGGGCATTTTCGGCGGGGTGGGCACATCCAGGGGTATCCATCATTACACCGGGATTGTGTTCATCCTGACGACCTTCATCATCTTCTCCCAGTGGATGAAGGACTACACCGCACCGGGCCAGGATTCTCTGGGAACCGTCGCCAAGGAATTTATGGATCCGTCTTTCCATGGACCTGCCGCCGGCAAACTCAATGCCGGTCAGAAGATGCTCGGTTGGGCGGTTTTCCTTCTTGGCCTGTTCATGGGGGTTACGGGGCTGTTCATGTGGTTTCCCTTTACCTTGGGCCGAGGGCTTCAACAGTGGATGTACTTCCTCCACAACCTTGGATTCATCATCTTCATGCTGGCCATGGTGGGTCATGTGTACCTGGGAACTGTCGGCATGCCCGGAACGTGGCGTGCTATGACCAAGGGTACCGTTACAAAGGCCTGGGCCAGGAAGAACCACGGCGCCTGGGAAGGGGATGAAGTGTAG